In a single window of the Bufo bufo chromosome 5, aBufBuf1.1, whole genome shotgun sequence genome:
- the BET1 gene encoding BET1 homolog, giving the protein MDRGGMKHREGRPEMSGYSVYEEENEKLTETLRLKASALKSLSIDIGTEVKYHNKLLSEMDSDFDSAGGFLGATMGRLKALSRGSQAKLFLYMMLFAFFVFFVIYWFVKLR; this is encoded by the exons ATGGACCGGGGAGGGATGAAGCACCGGGAAGGACGCCCGGAGATGAGCGGTTACAGTGTGTACGAGGAAGAGAACGAGAAACTTACGGAAACTCTGCGGCTCAAAGCCAGCGCGCTGAAATCT CTTTCTATCGATATTGGGACAGAAGTGAAATACCACAATAAATTACTGTCAGAAATG GACTCGGATTTCGACTCAGCCGGTGGTTTCTTAGGGGCTACAATGGGCAGACTGAAGGCGCTCTCCAGGGGCAGCCAGGCTAAGCTGTTTTTGTATATGATGCTCTTCgccttttttgttttctttgtcatttactggtTTGTGAAGCTCAGGTGA